Genomic segment of Apium graveolens cultivar Ventura chromosome 7, ASM990537v1, whole genome shotgun sequence:
GTATCATGAAAATGACGCAAGTTAACACATGTGGGAAAAAAGAAATATGTTTGTAGATATCGATGAAAATATGAATGTAAAAGTCATTGTTGAACACTGATCAAGATTTCCTGTAAGAGAAAAATGGAGCATCGTAACTCCCTTTGAAAATGGATATCATAAATTTGTTTTCTAATGTTTATTTTGTACCTAATATTAAAAATGATAACTTCGAATTTGGATTAACCAATTTAGAAAGGCTACACCATCATCTTAACTTGAgagattatttttataaattaatttttattgtGCCTAAAGAAAGAATCATATGTTTATTCCTATATTTCAAATTGATATTGCAAAATTCTTAAATGATTGTGTTTCCTTGGATTTGATATTAATTGAGGACTAAAACCTATGTATGAGTAATAGTGAAAAACAATAATTTCCTATCATAATCTCAAACAAAATAATTCTTATccttaaatttttaaaaaattacttAAATGTTTAATATTTTACTcatggaaaattattttaaaaatgaatatATAAAAATCATGTGCTAACGTATGACGGAATTTGTGGCAATAATAGTACGCCAAAATTTGGAGAAAAGTTATAGTAATCGCCAAATTTTTGGGAAAACATATGAATTTAAATGCTTCAATAATTTATCATAGAAAAAAGTTGTAGTAGTTATTTACGATAGATTTTAATTTCCGTTGTAAGTTCGGCACACTAGATTTTTATGTTGCAAGTTTCTGTCATTAATTTAATAAAACATTATTAAGCAAAAAAATAGAATAAGATAAACAACTTACGACCTAATACGTCATAAATATTTGCGACGAACATGTCTTTTCGTCGTAAGATTGGCGCTAAAGTCCTTCGGCCGTAAGTTTTCTATCATAAAAGCTCTTTTTTGTTGCAGTGAAAGTTGATAACTTGGGACGAACAAGAAACTATCACCAGAATATTTTGTAAATTTAGGACTGAAGAGAACGAAAATTAAAGAGACAACTCGTATTTTCTCGATCTAATAAAACCAGTGCTCTAAGACTCTATTCATaaagaggcttgaaaggacttgttatTCTTTTcaatgtggtacatggtatttataagaaaaatcAAGGAAGGGGTTTGTGCTTCTCTCTATATGTGGTACAAAACTACTTTTCACATTAAAAGGTCACATTTTTGGAACATCAGTTTTTATTCatcttttactcattttgagcatGTAAATATGCGTTGAAATGCCCTAGTAGAGGAGAttacgttccaataaatacacaccacaaACACATACTGTTTCTCACTTATgtagagtctcaaaatgattcacagcTTACTCTAAAATATTATGTTTTTCTAACAATCGTACATTAATGATTAATGGTCCATTAGCACACACCATATAGACATATAGACACAAAGTTTAACTTGGTGATAGTTTTCTTCGACCAAATATAtcatacgataggtagagaatacTCCTTGAACCTTTGCTCAAATAAGTATATTGACTTTACTGGTAGAAAATGGATATATTTGCCCTaaactgttcgaccgtttataTATATGATGATACACTCATCACTATATCCTTTCTGATTCGTTCAGCTTTTATGACTATATCAATTTTCGCAATAGAACATCATCTTAGTTCTGTAGGAGTTTGCAAATAATTGCGCCACATAATTCTCCCTTGAAGCGGCCCCACTTTTCTCCCgtatatttgatcttatagagtaacccgtgTTTACTCAACTGAATCCATGCGTTCACTCCTAAACTCCAAGTATTCGACAAAAGATCATTAAAGGCTCAAAAGCTTAACGTCGTACCATACGAGTCTCACTGTTTCCTTATCATTGGAATAGGCAAGGGTTACTCCCACaatgatttggtcatcatgatttagttgacCCATTGAACCATGCACTtaggatctccagtcagcaatggttgggtgtccaccatgacgctGTTAAGCATGACGCTGTTAAGCAATAGGCTAGGCTTATCCCTCTCGACGATTTTACAACTATTTCTTCGTATAACTAAATTCTCGTGGCTTAACCTGAATCGCTCAGTTTAACCATCTAGTTAGTGGATCGAACATTATCATATGACTTAACATAGTCCATCACGATAATTCTCATTGAGAATAGTTGCTTAATACTATTATGTTCTCATCATAATGTAATCTCTCAATTTACCAGAAAGCATATTAAAGACACATTTTCTTATCATTTAAGAATATACTTTACAAATTGGCTACTATTTCATCCTTTTACATGGATTTATCATATGCACGAAACTCGTATTACATCATGAATCGATCTAAGTTTAAGATTTCCATCACATGAATTCTAAGTGTAAAAATTCACCAATGAATTCTAAGTTattaaagtcaaatatctaatttatatattatatctacATAGTAAAATTAGATATCTCTCAAACTGCAGTCCAAACTCACAagcacatatcatacaccttaaatcccattgcaatcacttccaagtggCCAATTTTTGTTATACTTGTGCATTTACTAAGATTACCAAGTGTGTAGCCTATATTGATTTTGTACAATTTAAAAATACAATAGACTTCCCATCATTTCTGAGAGATCCTTGTTTATATACTTGGATATATACAAATCCAGTCTAACTATAATAGATTTATGAACCTCGTTGATCTCTTCAAGAGTCACATCACCAACATATATCATGTATCATCTAAGACTTTTGAAGTCATGAAGATTGTGATCTTCAAACAAAACTTTTAATTTTATCATGATTTCCAGAGATGATCTTCTTGTCATTACTTACCGTAATGATCAAATCATTCACGTGCAATCAATTATGAGTTGCATATCATGTGTAAAAAACATATGGACACTTGTCAGTTCTTTAattttgaatcagtttgacatATTATATTGACATATTTCATATTTATGAAATGACTTTACCATACATTCATCGAGGCTTCAACTCGTTATTGACATTACCAGTTTTTCGCGTCCCAAAAATTAGCAATTTCAATTTACATCATTATCGAATTTAAGCGTCCTTAAATTGGCAATCTTCATTCACCTAAATACCAATtttgagcgtcctcaaaatggAAACCATATCATTTATTTTGAAGCCATTGATTATCATAGAAATACCAAATTTTAATAAGCCATTTTCCACGTGTGTATGTTATTTACTCAACATGATTACCAAAATACAAACTTTGTACTATTCTTTAGCCAGAGAAACCCTCTAGGCACATAATATTTCTTCAAATCTCTACTAGGAAAGACTGTCTCAATGTTCATTCATGTacatttaaatttccaatatgATAATTTTAATATCATCTTGATGAACCTGATTCTCATAACTCGAGAATATTTCTTAAAGTATATTGGGTAATCACTTTAATAGTAATATCTTATTATCAGTTTGACCTTTTACTTATATTTGACCCATATATACATTTTCCTAATTTGAAAATTGGTTTGGGTCCTAATGGCTTCTGTCTCGTAAGAAGATCTATCAAATATTTTTAAACACGATTTTTTCAAATAGAACCAATCTCATGGCTTCTATCTCGTAGGAAGAttcatataatttttaaatacgATTTTGTCAGATTGAACCACTCTCTCAATTTCTTAACATCCTTTACCCCCATAAAGGACATAGAGAGGTCAATACAGTCCATTTATAGTATATGAGCTAGAAATATTTAGTTTATTGACTTTTCAACTTTAATCAATGTCCTCTTGATAAAAATTATCAGAGAAGCATGGCATTCTGGACAAACATGTTTTCCAAGTATCTTGCTCTTTCTAGGTTCATCCTCACATTCATCCGAAAAATTATAAGTTCGTTCAGATGATTTCTAATTATAGATACATAAGGAAGTACTGGCTCATTATTAGAATTATTCCTTGTAATTGCATTCTTATGAATCTCACAAATTAGATTCATTTATAGAATATCATTAGACTCATTTATTATCTATTTATCCATCCAAAATCTCTCAACTGATTTTGGATTTCATCTTTCCTTTAGAAGTATTTGTATCAAGTTCTGAAATACACCCATATTTTagtaattttcaaaaatatttcaCAACATTCCaatattcataaaaaaatcaataattttcTATTCCAAATACCTCCATAATTTTAATAATTCCAAAGAATGTCATAATACATTCCAAAGATAATAGGAAATTCAACTATTTCCTTTTGTGGTATCTTGTTTAAGGAATGATTAGCTTTTCATAACTTATATTCTTAAATTTAGTAATAGTCTAAACTGATCATAATCTTTTAGTATCTCCCTTCCATCTGATTAATGCAAGCAAGGTACAGTGGCATCATGATATTCACCTTGTGAAAAAAATTCACACTGTGATTTTTGATTATTGATTCTCCACTATCTTAATTATATGTATAAAAATGGTTTTAAATCTTCAGTCTCACTACTACAAAATTAAACTTAGGATACCTTACTTACATAACACTTTTATTTTGTGTTATGCAAGTGAAAAGGTTACATAGCATTTATCTCAAAAATGCTATCTAAGATATTCTAAAAAAACcataaataaaaagaaaaatacatgaAGAGAAATAACATAGCGTTTTTAAAGGAAGCGCTATATAAGATGTAACTAAGAGAGCGTTTCTGGAAAAAGCTATGCAAGTTACCATATTTTAagtaattttgttttatttttaaatccATAAATACTTGTATAGCACTTTTGTAAACGTCATGTAAATTAATGAATTCTAAGTGTTAACTCCTTTTCCAACTTAACCATTTGTTCTCTCAATCCTCAACACTAAATACATTCACACAGTTACGTACATCACTAATTTCATGGATCAATTCTCCCTCCTGATTCCATCAGTTTACATCTGAATTAGGGCGGTTTAATCTTCCAGCAAACTATGTCGAGCAATTAGGGCACTTTATTTTCCTCGATCTCTACTCGCTCTTCTTTGAATTGGGTataatcaattaattacaagTTCGATTTCAAAGACTACAAATCAGGTCTTGTGTTATCGTTAATTTCAGTTATATAAAACTATGAATTAGGTATCATTTGTGTTTGGGCAAGTCACTGTGTTGGAATTTCCACCTTTTAAATTATGTGTTATGAACAATCATGTATTTTTAAATAATAGCTTAATTTTTGTATACACATGTGTATGTACATATTGGTATGAATTAGTAGTTTAATTGTTGGTGGGTTTGCTGGTAGATGATGCCTATACAATTTGTAAAATCTAAAGAATGATACCTTACAGGCTTTAGAAGTATGTCAGACAGTAAGCTTAATTGCTGCCTTTCAAATGGTATAGAGCTATATTGTAAATACCAAAAAAGAGAGAACCTAATAGATAATTCTCAATACATTCATACCTGCAAAGTATTAGGAAACATGTGAGTTTCAAGATATTGATTTAATTTATAGTTACGTGAATTTTCTTGCACAGTTTTTCAGTAATCGCACAGAGATTGATTACTTGCATCCTTGTATTCATGAGTCCCTCCTCAGGAAACTGATCGAAAGGCTCCTCAATACAACTATGTAAAAGTATCGAAGCCTTTGGGAGACGGGCCTAATCAATGAGTCACTGTTAAATATTTCATAGGCGGTTAGTCTGGTCGTGAGTCAAAAAGTTTGGTCTTTAAGTTTTCATTAAGTGCCTCTCTTGTTTGTGTTGGGCAGCAGGGGTTTTGGCAGCATTAAAGGATTGGTTATAATTGACATAGGGACTAGGAAAGGGTATTATAATTATAATCTTCTAAATTGTGTCACTAATATTTCCTTGAAATTAATTATTACTTTTGGTTTAAATACTTCTCCTCGTGATATATTACATGCTAATTTGGcaataaatttatatatgattttcTGTACTATTTTGGCCTTTAAATAAACTTGAGCCATCCGGTACAGGGAATTTTCTCGACCACGTCTTGGGTTTGAAGTTGCAAATACTTATAGAGCAAGTTTTCGAGAACAATTGCTACTAAAGTTTTCTAGAACAGTTGCTACTAAAGTTTCCTGAAATCTCCACTGGTTTACTTGTAGTAAAGGTATATTTCTGCTCTTTCATGTTTCATATGAAGTTGAGTGGCTTATAATTTTCACAATATTTTACTAGTCCCTAGACATTAGGTTTATTTTTTGGTGGAAAGAAATTATAGTGATTTTAATGATTGTCAATATTATATAAATTCAAATGCATATTGAGATGCTTGTTTGATTACATACAATGTCTGATGCAGGACAGTAATTAAAAGTAATTAAACGCAGAGAGAATTATACAATATCCAAGAATAATGATCAATGTTATTCCCATAAAAATATCAATATCCAAGAATAATGATCAATGTTATGAatactcatatatttttaaataatagattaatttatgtatatatacatgtatgtaaATATTGGTCTCAACTAGTAGCTTAATTGTTGGTGGGTTTGCTAGTAGATGATGcctataaaatttataaaatcttgAGTAGTTGCTCTGTAAATGATTTAAAAAACTAGCTCTGTACTATAAAACTATGAATTAGTAGGTTCTTTGGATAGGTTTTTTTGTTATGTTAAGTAGTTCAAAtacatttttttcaaaaatattcttAAACTAGAGATATCGTCTTTTTTTCTATATTTACATATATCAAATACAATCTTTAAATTAATTGCTAGAACAAGAACTTTCAATTATATATAGACAAATTATAGGGAACAAATGTAAGGCTGTAACAAATTATAGACACAATTTGAAATATGGGGTGAAGTGCTAACTCATAAGCAGTATTGCGAAAAATCCCAGTACATGATGTAGACTTCACTTTGTCGGTCTCAATTTCgcatataaaaaataaattaaaatgatGTAGTACTAGTAAAGATTCCTTCCCTATGTTCTTTTATAAGTAGCAAGTAGTATTACACACGAGACAGTGATAGTGATGTTCTCTGTAATAAAGTTGTACTCTGTTCATGCTTGTTGCCTGTTGGGTTCACTTTTAATGTCTGAATTTTTGACCCACAAATTTACCCTTCAAGTACATCACCCATAAAGCTTTTCCAGATGCTGGATTCTTTCTTTTGTCTAAGCAATAAGCATACATAAACCTGTAAAATTGATTTGTAAATATTTCAAGTGCGGGTAATTAAGTTTAGTTGAGCTGAAACAAACCCTTTAAAAGCATTTAACAACAATTTTATTGTCAATCACTTCATAGAAGTATAGACACAGAGGAATAATTTTACAGTGAATAAAGGACCAGTTACACCAAATCTAGTGGATCATTTACCATCATccttttaaaattttcaaattttcgGTAAGCATACAATTTGTCCCGGACGATGGTCATCAAGAATCAAGAATATTAAAGATCATGTTGTGGCCTCTAGTTGAGAGAACTGAAAAGATAACAATACTCATATAAACACCACCCTTCTTTATGGATAATACATATCCATAACCATGCTGCTACCAGATTAAAATCATTAACTCGCTAGACACTACTTGGTCATTCTGATAATGAACCCAGCTCTCACGAGTATACAAAACTTAGACCGATTCTCTGGTAAAAATTACAGTACTCTACTAGACTGGACTCATATTAAGACTGATACAAAATTTCATGAAGGTTCTTTATATATGCAGATTTTAAGTTAAGTGGTTCAAATAcatttttatcaaaaatattcTTAAACTAGATATACGgtcttttatttttatatgtaggtgtttcttaaatttgaaaatttgaTATGTAGCTATTTAGATGTATTGTATTGAACTTACAAAATAATTTGActaataattaaattttattatatttggAGACGATTGTTAATCCATTCTTTAATGATGGTCTTCTCCGACATCATCAAACAGTAATATTTATCATTGTGAAATAACTTTagtgatttagaaatttttgtttTTGCGGGATAAGATTTTAGATTTATTCTTTGTACTTGTATTATCTGACTTGGTACTTAGCCTAATTAATTATGTTAGAATCGTTCAGTTCAAGTACCTTTTCTGTTGTATATTTATTCCAACATGTTTGATTATTGACGGTAGGATATATTTATATTGTAGACAAATGATTTAGTTACATAACATGGTATTCTGTAGGAGGGAATTTGTAGAATATATATAGTACTAAAAATATTTTCTTAATACTGAGATTTGTGAAGATAACTTGTTGGATGAGTTACGATATTCTTTAAATTTACATAAAAGCTTTAAACTTTAGTTATCAAATTATAACctgaaaaatatattaatttgcaGTTAGTTTTGATGGATCGTAAATGGGTAAATGCAGACCGCTTGTCAAAAGAATATAAAAATGGTGTGAAAGAGTTTTGTAAACATGTAGCTAAACATGTTAGGGATAGGAGGTTTATCTTGTGTCCTTGTAAAAAATGTTTGAATATTGTAGAAGTCGATGGTCTGGACAAGTTGGAGGAACACTTAGTATGTGAAGGAATTGATAAAACTTATACATGTTGGACTTATCATGGTGAAAAAAAAGGAGAACGTAGAGCAAGTAATTTGAATTCAAACTATCACTTTGCAGACAAAGTGGATACAAATATTTTTAGAGACATTAAGGGCAGTAGTTTTAGTGATAAAAATGAAATCCCCAATGTTTTTAATGAGGAAGAGCTACGTGATCATCCTGATATGCATGAAAAGTTAAAGGATGACGCTGTTTTACCATTGTGGCCGGGTTGCACCAAGTTTTCCAAATTATCGGCTGTATTGACTTTATATAATTTAAAAGTTGGACATCAAGTTTCTGACGTGTTCTTCACACAGATGCTTACAGCTATTAGTGAACTTTTGCCATATGGTAATGTCCTCCCTCGTAGAACGTACGAGGCTAAACAAATGCTCAAATCCATTGGATTAGTACATGAACGGATTCATGCATGCCCTAATGATTGTATTTTATAGAAAGGAGTATGCAGAGTTTGACGAATGTCCCAAGTGCTCTTTAAAACGTTATAAAAGTGGAAATTCTCCAGCCAAGGTTATGTGGTACTTTCCATTATTACCCAGACTTAGGCGACTATATGCTAGCGCAGAAGATGCTAAAAATTTAATATGGCATCATGATGCTCGAATTAATGATGGGTTGTTCAGACACCCTTCTGATTCACCTCAGTGGAAGATATTTGATGATACATATAAGGATTTCGGGAAAGAACCAAGGAATCTTCGCCTAGCACTTTCAACAGATGGTATGAACCCACACCGCCTTCAAAGCAGTTCTCATAGTACTTGGCCTGTGATTTTGATGATATATAACTTGGCACCATTTATATGAAGCGCAAGTATATGATGATATCTATTTTGATATCTGGTCCAATACAACCTGGGAATTACATTGATGTCTACTTGGCACCTTTAATTGAGGACTTGCAGCTACTATGGAAAGAAGGCATTGAAGTATATGATGGACATAGAAAAAATCAAATTCAGTTAAAGGCCATGTTATTTGGAACAATAAGTGATTTTCCAGCTTATGCAAATCTTTCCGGGTATAGCGTGAAGGCTATTATGCATGTCCTATATGCAGTGACGGGACTGATCATATTAGACTGAAAAATTGCAAGAAATGTGTTTATATGGGGCATAGGCGGTGGTTGGCACCAAACCATCGGTACAGAAATATGCCTTTAGCATTCAACGGGGAAGTTGAAGAACGACGTGCTCCTCCTATACCATCAGGTGGTGACGTGTTTAAAAAAGTGGAAAATTTGATCATACAGTTTGGTAAGGAGTTTGCAAAGGATATTCCCACTCGGGGTTGGAAGAAGCGTTCGATCTTCTTTGAGTTGAGTTATTGGAAGGATCTCTATGTTACACATTTCATCGATCTCATGCATGTGCAGAAAAATGTTTTTGACAGCCTAGTTGGTACTTTGTTAGGTGTTAAGGGTAAAACTAAAGATGGTCTAAATGCAAGGATGGATATGATGGAGATGGGGATAAGAAACGAACTAGGCCCCGTGGAGAAGCCAGGAAAAAAACCTTACTTACCTGCTGCTGCTCATACTCTGTCTAGAGATGAGAAGAGAGTGTTACTACAAACATTTCATTCTATCAAGGTTCCAGAAGGATACTCATCGAACATCAAGAGTCTTGTTTCATTGAGTGACATGAAATTAAAGGGTTTCAAATCACATGATTGTCATGTCATAATGGAGAATTTTCTCCCAATTGCTATACGTTCCATCTTACCTGAAAAGGTGCGAATAACAATCACAAAATTGTGTTGGTTCTTTAAATCGATGAGTAACAAAGTAATTGATCCAAGGCGGTTGTCGTATCTACAACAACAAATTGTTGAGACACTTTGTGAGGTTGAGATGTATTTTCCAACATCCTTTTTTGACATTATGGTTCATCTGACCGTGCACCTAATTTATGAGACTAGAATGTGTGGTCCTGATCGTATGAGATGGATGTATCCCGTCGAATgatatttgaaaattttgaaagaATATGTGATGAATAGGTCTCGACGAGAGGGTTGCATTGCAGAACGCTATTTAATAGAAGAAGCAATAGAGTTTTGGTCAGAATTTATTCCAAACGTGGAAGCAATTGGTCTTCCAAGTGATCGTCACAGTGGTAGGATTTGCGGTGAAGGTGTAACTGGTGGTCAACAATTTGAGATCGATCGTACACAATGGCATCGTGCCCACATTTGTGTTCTACACAACACCATTGATGTTGTTCCTTTTGTACACTTGCATAAGCAAATTATCAGTGAAGAACATTCAAGAAAAGGTGCTAATTGGATAGAGTTGGAACACAATCGCACATTTGTTGATTGGTTCAAAACTTATGTCGTAAATGAGTTAATTGAAAATAATGAATCAATACCAGACCGAGTTAAATGGTTGTCAAGAGGGCCTGATCCATTTGTGTATTCTTACAAATGTTATCTTATAAATGGGTACAGCTTTTACACAAGGGAACATGATGCAAGGAGCACAATGCAGAATAGTGGAGTTTCAATTACTGCTACGGCACTACACTAATCATCAAGTAAAGATAAAGATCCAGTTTTAGCCGAGACCACATACTTTGGAAGGATTAAAAATATTTGGGAGCTCGATTATGTTGGATTTAGAGTACCAGTATTTGATTGTGATTGGGTTAACAATGTCGGAGGTGTACAAGTTGAAGACTCGGGGTTTATACGGGTTGATCTTGCAAAGGTTGGGTACAAAGATGATTCGTTCATAATGGCAACACAAGCCCAACAAGTTTTCTACGTTACTGATCCAGTTGATAAGAAGTGGTCCATTGCTGTCTTTTCAAACAAACTTTCAAACAAACTGAATAACACTTATCAAGTTAGTGATGATGTAGATGAAGAAGTTGATAATATTGATGATCCTTTTGTTGGAATGAATTTTCACGCTAATATAGACGGAGATGATGATTATGAATGTTTTTACTCCAGGAATGATCATGATGAGGGTGAATATGTGAATCCGGAATTTTACAATGTGCATGGGCACGAAACGTCAAAGGCGAACAAAAAACGTAAAAGACAAATTAAATGTAAGAAATGTATGTATGCTTTCTTATTATTCAAGCTTGTCTCATAAATTGGTCTGATATTAtttgttttgttcattttaaattATGAACTTTTAATTATTATCTGGTACTATAAAACTATCTTCTTTGTTTCCAGATTATTTTTTCAGGAAAGTTGTGCACTAGTGTTCTATTAATTGTTGTGTTTTCTTTGTTTAGGATTGTGATTAGTACCAATGCACTATAAAATATTCACATCAGATTATGCTTCTTTTTAATATAAGAATTTTGTATTGACTAGAGGAAACTAATAAATTTAATTCAGTATCAACAACTGTGTTTATTTTTGTTTATAAACCTGTGTACATATCTTGtattaaattttatgtttaagaGCAAGAATTAAATTTTGTGTTTCTTTGTTTAGGATTATGACTGCTGAATCCTCAAGTACAAGTGGTACTGGTGGAACCAGGGATGCTAGTGCCACCCAAGAAGGAAGAGGGAGGCGGGGTATCGTCAATCTGTTAAAAGTCAAGAAAGCTAGGACTAAAGGCATCGTGCAAAAggtaattaaaaaataaaatatgattatTGACACTATGTAGGAGATTGTTAATTTACTTGT
This window contains:
- the LOC141673636 gene encoding uncharacterized protein LOC141673636, with the protein product MDRKWVNADRLSKEYKNGVKEFCKHVAKHVRDRRFILCPCKKCLNIVEVDGLDKLEEHLVCEGIDKTYTCWTYHGEKKGERRASNLNSNYHFADKVDTNIFRDIKGSSFSDKNEIPNVFNEEELRDHPDMHEKLKDDAVLPLWPGCTKFSKLSAVLTLYNLKVGHQVSDVFFTQMLTAISELLPYGNVLPRRTKEYAEFDECPKCSLKRYKSGNSPAKVMWYFPLLPRLRRLYASAEDAKNLIWHHDARINDGLFRHPSDSPQWKIFDDTYKDFGKEPRNLRLALSTDGMNPHRLQSSSHSTWPREGYYACPICSDGTDHIRLKNCKKCVYMGHRRWLAPNHRYRNMPLAFNGEVEERRAPPIPSGGDVFKKVENLIIQFGKEFAKDIPTRGWKKRSIFFELSYWKDLYVTHFIDLMHVQKNVFDSLVGTLLGVKGKTKDGLNARMDMMEMGIRNELGPVEKPGKKPYLPAAAHTLSRDEKRVLLQTFHSIKVPEGYSSNIKSLVSLSDMKLKGFKSHDCHVIMENFLPIAIRSILPEKVRITITKLCWFFKSMSNKVIDPRRLSYLQQQIVETLCEVEMSRREGCIAERYLIEEAIEFWSEFIPNVEAIGLPSDRHSGRICGEGVTGGQQFEIDRTQWHRAHICVLHNTIDVVPFVHLHKQIISEEHSRKGANWIELEHNRTFVDWFKTYVVNELIENNESIPDRVKWLSRGPDPFVYSYKCYLINGKDKDPVLAETTYFGRIKNIWELDYVGFRVPVFDCDWVNNVGGVQVEDSGFIRVDLAKVGYKDDSFIMATQAQQVFYVTDPVDKKWSIAVFSNKLSNKLNNTYQVSDDVDEEVDNIDDPFVGMNFHANIDGDDDYECFYSRNDHDEGEYVNPEFYNVHGHETSKANKKRKRQIKCKKCMIMTAESSSTSGTGGTRDASATQEGRGRRGIVNLLKVKKARTKGIVQKVNWNEMGQPIGKESMTLVHFVGCYARRNIPITCDDWRKKEWKTLKQNLWDEVKETFGGVEDEHRRKIIARAGNLHRQFRTRLR